The following are encoded together in the Pedobacter sp. D749 genome:
- a CDS encoding helix-turn-helix domain-containing protein, with protein sequence MEETDINEALFFVEPPLEDVITSFYHMLVAPGGTPITRHVCPNLEMMLVFNFGVPVRISFHNNLLDTEVISRSAVIGPLRQMLNYELLPGADALVVNFKFNGFQRLFGMPLTGLTGEELKGAEILKDDGLFDRLWEELAALPTTEQKVGLLKQSAVGLLKENDQVLQTIISNLAQFFDPCVDPVKAIAADTRLSERSIQLKFQKHTGYSVKELLRFLRFKEVIAYILARSNQKIAIFDLITRHDYHDQSHLIKDFKYFLGLAPQQFIKNLNNGSFCVVSDTYPSQP encoded by the coding sequence ATGGAAGAAACGGACATAAATGAAGCATTATTTTTCGTAGAGCCACCTTTAGAAGATGTAATTACTAGCTTCTATCACATGCTGGTTGCCCCAGGCGGAACACCTATTACCAGGCATGTTTGTCCGAATTTGGAAATGATGTTGGTATTTAACTTTGGTGTACCTGTACGCATTTCCTTTCACAATAATCTTCTGGATACTGAAGTGATCAGTCGTAGCGCTGTAATCGGTCCGCTCCGACAGATGCTGAACTATGAACTGCTGCCCGGTGCAGATGCTCTGGTTGTTAATTTTAAGTTCAATGGTTTTCAGCGCTTGTTTGGCATGCCTTTAACGGGACTGACTGGCGAGGAACTGAAAGGTGCAGAGATTTTAAAGGATGATGGTCTTTTTGATCGCCTTTGGGAAGAATTAGCAGCCCTGCCTACAACAGAGCAAAAAGTGGGTTTACTTAAGCAGTCAGCCGTAGGTTTGTTAAAGGAAAACGATCAGGTACTGCAGACGATAATCAGTAACCTTGCCCAGTTTTTCGACCCCTGTGTTGATCCGGTAAAGGCTATAGCGGCTGATACCCGTCTTTCAGAAAGAAGTATTCAGCTGAAATTTCAAAAGCATACCGGCTATTCTGTTAAAGAGTTGCTGCGCTTTTTACGTTTTAAAGAAGTTATTGCGTATATCCTTGCCCGGAGCAATCAGAAGATAGCAATTTTTGACCTGATCACCAGGCACGATTACCATGACCAGAGTCACCTGATCAAAGACTTTAAGTATTTCTTAGGTCTTGCACCTCAACAGTTTATTAAAAACTTAAACAATGGAAGTTTCTGTGTAGTGAGTGATACCTATCCATCCCAGCCATAA
- a CDS encoding adenylate/guanylate cyclase domain-containing protein: MLSPKTKRNIERVIPFGVLWFIFSLVYCVLEKGIMGHLDAYPATGVPYNFGRSIIAIPTAGMLMGILTGILEIGYFSKWFIKKSFTRKIVSKSVIYLFIVITFLTVITLINVLYTQKGYPFKILSSPALAFLTDYAMIGIMIYMGAIILITQFYAEFSASLGQGTLRNFFLGTYHQPVQEERIFMFLDMKSSTTIAEKLGHVQYFEMLREYFFDLSSAVIDYAGTIYQYAGDEMIICWKLKDGLKNNNCIECFFAMKHVLEKETEKYNNRYGCLPSFKAGLHYGMVTTGEIGSLKKEIIFTGDVLNTSARIQGLCNHFNTDLLLSEDLAKIIQFPNNYIITSVGDNVLKGRSKSTELFSISRRIK, translated from the coding sequence ATGCTGTCACCAAAAACGAAAAGAAATATAGAACGCGTTATTCCTTTCGGCGTATTGTGGTTTATCTTTAGCCTTGTTTATTGCGTACTGGAAAAAGGTATTATGGGCCATTTAGACGCTTATCCAGCTACCGGTGTTCCCTATAATTTTGGAAGAAGTATAATTGCAATCCCGACTGCAGGAATGCTCATGGGGATACTTACCGGGATCCTGGAGATTGGTTATTTTAGCAAGTGGTTCATCAAAAAAAGCTTCACCAGGAAAATTGTATCTAAATCGGTCATTTATCTGTTCATTGTAATCACATTCCTTACTGTCATTACGCTAATTAATGTGCTTTACACACAGAAAGGATATCCTTTCAAAATCCTTTCATCGCCAGCTTTGGCCTTTTTAACTGACTACGCAATGATCGGTATTATGATCTATATGGGTGCAATAATTTTGATTACCCAATTCTATGCTGAATTTAGCGCTAGTTTGGGCCAGGGTACACTGCGTAATTTTTTTTTGGGAACATACCATCAACCTGTGCAGGAAGAAAGGATATTTATGTTTCTGGATATGAAGTCATCAACTACAATAGCCGAAAAGCTGGGGCATGTCCAATACTTCGAAATGTTAAGAGAATATTTCTTTGACCTTTCAAGTGCAGTTATTGACTATGCCGGCACGATTTATCAGTATGCTGGTGATGAAATGATTATATGCTGGAAGCTGAAAGACGGGTTAAAAAACAATAATTGCATCGAGTGCTTTTTTGCTATGAAACATGTTTTAGAAAAGGAAACTGAAAAGTACAACAACAGGTATGGTTGCTTGCCAAGCTTCAAAGCGGGATTGCATTACGGTATGGTAACTACCGGGGAAATCGGATCGCTTAAAAAAGAAATTATTTTTACGGGAGATGTGCTCAATACTTCAGCAAGGATCCAGGGACTTTGTAACCATTTCAATACTGATCTGCTTTTATCTGAAGATCTGGCAAAAATAATTCAGTTTCCCAA
- a CDS encoding medium chain dehydrogenase/reductase family protein: protein MESLTKNGNSIQDNTENHQNTKHLGQTSFNTTEVIMPGIIEPDGLLVRSRVLDSPAAGQVMVKMEASGIAFAEQSMRRGRYYEQPKFPFVPGYDLVGRVVATGPGVDPALMGKRVAAMTKIGGWASYVLLSASDLLPVPEAIDPLEAETLIVNGITAWQMLHLKAQIKRGQTILVHGANGGVGTILTQLALYAGVKVIGTASPRHHETLRAQGVLPVDYNDIDLAGSVLKLSPGGVDSVFDHLGGASFARSFGLLAKGGVLVCYAIASALNDKGNVLIPFLKVLIQLGWWNIMPNGRKAYFYNIWDGKGSEAFQEQLRETFTELTTLLASGALKPQIAARFPLAQITAAMKLAESRTAYGKVVLVP, encoded by the coding sequence ATGGAATCACTTACAAAAAATGGAAACAGTATTCAGGATAATACTGAAAATCATCAAAACACTAAACATTTAGGACAAACCAGCTTCAATACGACAGAAGTAATTATGCCAGGCATCATTGAGCCGGACGGATTATTAGTTAGAAGCCGTGTACTAGATAGCCCTGCTGCCGGGCAGGTAATGGTAAAAATGGAAGCCAGCGGCATAGCTTTTGCCGAGCAGTCCATGCGCCGTGGCAGGTATTATGAGCAGCCCAAGTTTCCTTTCGTTCCGGGCTATGATCTTGTTGGTAGGGTGGTTGCAACAGGGCCAGGCGTTGACCCAGCTTTAATGGGTAAACGCGTAGCTGCCATGACAAAGATTGGGGGCTGGGCAAGCTATGTGCTGCTTTCGGCCAGCGATTTGCTACCTGTTCCTGAAGCTATTGATCCGCTCGAAGCTGAAACACTAATTGTTAATGGCATCACTGCCTGGCAAATGCTGCACCTAAAAGCCCAGATCAAGCGTGGACAAACGATCCTGGTTCACGGTGCCAATGGTGGAGTTGGAACAATTCTGACACAACTGGCCCTTTATGCCGGTGTTAAGGTAATTGGAACTGCTTCACCTCGTCACCATGAAACATTGCGGGCACAAGGCGTGCTGCCGGTAGATTATAACGATATTGATTTAGCGGGGAGTGTGCTTAAACTTTCACCCGGTGGAGTAGATTCGGTTTTTGACCATTTGGGCGGAGCGAGTTTTGCCAGGTCTTTTGGCCTGCTTGCTAAAGGTGGTGTACTTGTTTGTTATGCCATTGCCTCGGCATTGAATGACAAGGGTAATGTTTTGATCCCGTTTTTAAAAGTATTGATACAGTTAGGTTGGTGGAACATCATGCCTAATGGTCGCAAAGCCTATTTCTACAATATCTGGGATGGAAAAGGCAGCGAAGCTTTCCAGGAACAACTCAGGGAAACTTTTACGGAGCTCACCACTTTGCTCGCCAGTGGAGCGCTTAAACCGCAAATTGCTGCCCGGTTTCCCCTAGCTCAAATTACAGCGGCCATGAAATTGGCGGAATCACGGACGGCTTATGGCAAGGTTGTGCTTGTACCCTGA